In Sphingobacterium thalpophilum, a genomic segment contains:
- the pheT gene encoding phenylalanine--tRNA ligase subunit beta — MNISYNWLKQHVNIDSTPEELSLILTNTGLEVEALDVVQSIPGGLDGLVVGEVKTCEQHPNADKLRVTTVDVGGPELLHIVCGAPNCRTGLKVIVATVGTTCHPLTGEPFKITKSKIRGEVSEGMLCGEDEVGLGTSHAGIVELPADVAVGTLVKDHFNIQDDYRYEIGLTPNRADAASHLGVARDIAAHFRTQLLKADVSAFKAAEAEGTTVVVADAQASPRYSGINITGVRVGESPDWLKEKLNVIGVRPINNIVDVTNYILHDLGQPLHAFDADKIAGNKVLVRLATEGEKFVTLDGVERTLSAEDLVIADAEKPMCIAGVFGGAHSGVSAETTNVFLESAYFNAVSVRKTSKRHGLKTDASFRFERGTDPNITVEALKRAALLIQEIAGGTISSTLKDEYPVVIKPFSFHVSYANVVRLIGQAIPNEEIKSIIVALGIEVTSETETGLDVLVPAYRVDVTREVDVVEEVLRIYGYNNIELKSQIKASLNTVEKPDKEVVLNQLADLLIANGFREILSNSLTKLDYADDSETAVKLYNPLSSDLDTMRQNMVFSVLSAIEYNQKRRNFDLKFFEFGKTYALDGEGYKETQHLVFAMAGKNEAEQWNSKKDAVNFYNLKAAVDTVIKRLKIEGIQIQDATSSHFAYGLNYMKGQKCLVSFGAIANADLKKADVEGQVFFADFDWDVLMKIIRKNSIQYKEVSKFPAVRRDLSLLIDENVSFDKLQFVAQKTERKLLKEVNVFDVYKGDKIPEGKKSYALSFILQDEEKTLTDKQIDAIVQKLIVNFEKELGAEVRG; from the coding sequence ATGAATATTTCATATAATTGGTTAAAACAACACGTTAATATAGATTCGACACCGGAGGAACTATCGCTTATCTTGACAAATACAGGATTGGAAGTAGAAGCTTTGGACGTCGTGCAGAGTATCCCAGGTGGATTGGATGGTTTGGTTGTTGGTGAAGTGAAAACTTGTGAACAGCATCCTAATGCCGATAAATTAAGAGTAACCACCGTTGATGTCGGTGGACCGGAGTTATTGCACATTGTATGTGGCGCACCGAACTGTCGGACAGGATTGAAAGTCATTGTTGCTACAGTGGGTACTACATGCCATCCGCTTACAGGAGAGCCTTTTAAAATTACCAAATCTAAAATTCGTGGTGAAGTTTCCGAAGGTATGTTGTGTGGAGAAGATGAAGTCGGTTTAGGTACATCCCATGCCGGTATCGTTGAATTACCAGCTGATGTTGCCGTGGGGACCTTAGTGAAAGATCATTTCAATATTCAGGATGATTACCGTTATGAAATTGGTTTGACGCCCAATCGTGCAGATGCAGCTTCGCATTTAGGCGTTGCAAGAGATATTGCGGCACATTTTCGTACACAATTGTTAAAAGCAGATGTTTCTGCATTCAAGGCTGCTGAGGCTGAGGGAACGACAGTGGTCGTTGCGGACGCACAGGCGAGCCCACGTTATAGTGGTATCAATATTACTGGTGTTCGTGTTGGTGAATCTCCAGATTGGTTAAAAGAGAAATTAAATGTTATCGGTGTTCGTCCGATCAATAATATTGTCGACGTCACAAATTATATATTACACGATTTAGGTCAGCCATTGCATGCTTTTGATGCTGATAAAATTGCGGGAAATAAAGTCCTTGTTCGTCTTGCGACTGAGGGCGAGAAATTTGTTACCCTAGATGGTGTGGAGCGTACCTTGTCTGCAGAGGACTTGGTGATTGCCGATGCTGAAAAACCGATGTGTATTGCAGGGGTTTTTGGTGGAGCACATTCTGGTGTATCAGCCGAAACGACCAACGTATTTTTGGAGTCGGCTTATTTCAATGCTGTTTCTGTACGGAAGACTTCCAAACGACATGGTTTAAAAACAGATGCTTCTTTCCGTTTCGAACGAGGTACCGATCCTAATATTACGGTTGAAGCATTGAAGCGCGCTGCTTTATTGATCCAAGAAATTGCAGGTGGAACGATTTCATCTACCCTAAAGGATGAGTATCCTGTCGTGATTAAACCGTTTTCATTTCACGTAAGCTATGCGAATGTGGTTCGTTTGATCGGTCAGGCGATTCCAAATGAAGAAATTAAATCCATTATTGTCGCTCTTGGCATTGAAGTCACTTCAGAAACTGAAACAGGCCTTGATGTATTGGTGCCGGCATATCGCGTCGATGTCACACGTGAGGTAGACGTTGTGGAGGAGGTGTTGCGTATTTACGGTTATAACAACATTGAGTTGAAGTCACAAATTAAGGCATCTTTAAATACGGTTGAAAAGCCAGATAAGGAAGTTGTCTTAAATCAATTGGCAGATCTATTGATCGCAAATGGATTTCGTGAGATTCTGTCCAACTCGCTTACAAAGCTGGACTATGCGGATGATAGCGAAACGGCGGTTAAATTGTATAATCCATTGAGTTCGGATTTGGATACGATGCGTCAAAATATGGTGTTTTCTGTTTTGAGTGCGATTGAATATAACCAAAAACGAAGAAACTTCGATCTGAAATTCTTTGAATTCGGTAAGACTTATGCGCTGGATGGTGAAGGCTATAAAGAAACGCAACACCTTGTCTTTGCCATGGCGGGTAAAAATGAAGCTGAGCAATGGAATAGCAAAAAAGATGCGGTTAATTTCTATAACCTAAAAGCAGCCGTAGATACTGTTATCAAAAGGCTGAAAATTGAAGGAATTCAGATACAAGATGCTACAAGTTCACATTTTGCCTATGGTTTGAACTATATGAAAGGGCAGAAATGTTTGGTTTCATTTGGTGCAATTGCAAACGCGGATTTGAAAAAAGCAGATGTTGAAGGTCAGGTTTTCTTTGCTGATTTTGACTGGGATGTTTTGATGAAAATCATTCGTAAGAATAGCATTCAGTATAAAGAAGTTTCCAAATTCCCGGCTGTACGCAGAGATTTATCGCTCTTGATCGACGAAAATGTAAGCTTCGATAAGCTACAATTTGTCGCTCAGAAGACCGAACGCAAGCTTTTAAAGGAGGTAAATGTGTTTGACGTGTATAAAGGTGATAAAATTCCGGAAGGGAAAAAGTCTTATGCTCTGAGCTTTATCTTGCAGGATGAAGAAAAAACA